In one window of Candidatus Eisenbacteria bacterium DNA:
- a CDS encoding electron transfer flavoprotein subunit beta/FixA family protein yields the protein MNILVFVKQVLDTETRIQLKDGVVDTTNVKWVANPYDEFAIEEALRIRERLGQGKITVVSLGPDRVKEAIKYALSLGADEGVHVKGDGVALWDPLAVATVLAAAARKLGFDLILTGKQGVDHDWSQAGIILAELLDLPHVSVVVGLELDPPGKRGVAKREVEGGVETVEFGLPAVITAQKGLNEPRYASLKGIMAVKKKVIPEWTPADLGVDPSAVGEGAAAIRFLEFSLPPPRPAGRILEGEPKDTARELVRILHEEAKVI from the coding sequence ATGAACATTCTTGTCTTCGTGAAACAGGTCCTCGACACCGAGACGCGGATCCAGCTCAAGGACGGCGTCGTGGACACGACGAACGTGAAATGGGTCGCGAACCCCTATGACGAGTTCGCGATCGAGGAGGCGCTGCGGATCCGAGAGCGTCTCGGCCAAGGCAAGATCACGGTCGTGAGTTTGGGACCCGACCGCGTTAAGGAAGCGATCAAGTATGCGCTCTCCCTGGGCGCGGACGAGGGCGTGCACGTCAAAGGAGACGGCGTGGCGCTCTGGGACCCGCTCGCCGTCGCCACCGTGCTCGCGGCCGCGGCGCGAAAGCTGGGGTTCGACCTCATTCTCACGGGGAAGCAGGGGGTCGACCACGACTGGTCCCAGGCCGGGATCATACTCGCGGAGCTTCTGGACCTGCCCCATGTGTCCGTGGTCGTGGGGCTCGAGCTCGATCCTCCCGGGAAGCGGGGCGTCGCCAAACGGGAGGTCGAGGGAGGCGTCGAGACCGTGGAATTCGGGCTCCCCGCCGTGATCACCGCGCAGAAGGGCCTGAACGAGCCCCGGTACGCTTCCCTCAAGGGAATCATGGCCGTGAAGAAGAAGGTCATCCCCGAATGGACCCCGGCGGATTTGGGCGTCGATCCCTCCGCGGTCGGCGAGGGCGCCGCGGCCATCCGGTTCCTCGAGTTCTCGCTCCCGCCTCCCCGGCCCGCCGGCCGGATCCTCGAAGGGGAGCCCAAGGATACCGCCCGCGAGTTGGTTCGCATCCTGCACGAGGAAGCGAAGGTCATCTGA